The genome window CGGGTTCTTGTTGTGAGTCCACCATTTGTTTTAACTCTATTATAGAATTAGCCACACTGTCTTTTAACTCTTGTGCCCTTGCTGTAATATCTTGTTTGTGAAAAAAATTAGACATGTCGGGAAAAACACATTGGTTATTAATATGCATTAAATAACAGCTTTGCACTTTATAACCTAGGTTTTCTAAAATCCATAACTGTAAAGCCACATCTTTTACATTTTCGTCTTTAACTTTTGTTCCCGATTTTACTTCCACCAAATTCCATACATCTTGTCCGTCACTGCTTTGTACTTTTTCTAAAATATCCACTCGAGCAAAAATTCCTTTATAAGAAAACGAAGCTTCAAAAATATTTTTTTTACCTTGCAGAATAAATTCTTCGGTTTTAGTTAAGGCTCCCTTAAAATCCCAATACGCCGTGTTCACCAACGCAGTGTCTTTTTTAAATTCTTTTTGAGCCAACTCGCCCACTAAATTTCCTTGATCGAAAATCATCTGCTCGGCCGCAGTAATTGGGGCGGCTAATTTTTTATTATACACTTGTAAAAACAAATTTTTTGGGCACTGCATGCCTGCCATCATTTTTGTTTTACTTAAATAAGAAGGAGTTTTCATAAAAGAAGCTTACATTAAAAACAATACTGTCTCAATATTAGAAAATACTTATTTTTTTCTAGCTTATGCCCTAAAGATAGACTAAAATACAAACAATGAAGCATTTTTACAAAATCGGCCTTCTTCTAGTCTTATCTGGTGCTGCTGTGCTGCTGCTAGACACTCCTAACTATAATTTTTATAAGAAAAAGATAATTAACTCTGCTTTTCGTGTTACAAAACTATTTTCTTCTGTTACAACAAGTTTAAAGAAAAAAACAAACAAGGCCCTTACCGTGACTAAGTCCAAATACGATTTAAAAAATTTAAGTCCCGAAGAGTATGAAATTACACAAA of Pseudobdellovibrionaceae bacterium contains these proteins:
- a CDS encoding DUF2779 domain-containing protein, which gives rise to MKTPSYLSKTKMMAGMQCPKNLFLQVYNKKLAAPITAAEQMIFDQGNLVGELAQKEFKKDTALVNTAYWDFKGALTKTEEFILQGKKNIFEASFSYKGIFARVDILEKVQSSDGQDVWNLVEVKSGTKVKDENVKDVALQLWILENLGYKVQSCYLMHINNQCVFPDMSNFFHKQDITARAQELKDSVANSIIELKQMVDSQQEPEVDIGPHCNAPYECKFKAHCGKHLPKDSIFLLPSMEEYDFKEEAWKKKLWGFYKKNIIEIKDIPEGELNAKQQIAKKVHVQDQSYIHRQGIAADLKRWQWPLQYLSFNSINPAVPFWEGVRPYEQIPFQYTVGLGQGLGQDLGQGLSQGLGQGKVVYKNYLHNDSKDPRLALAEQLVEDLKGEGSIA